The window TAAATTGGCATGCTCAATTGCTGCAATAGCTGTTGCATGTATCCCGGCTATTGCCCCTGTGCCAACTATCGCGAAATTGAATTGAGATGATATCATATACATTATTTATATAGCAATACTTATTCGCCAAAAACAGTTATTAGGCTAATCGTTTACGTACCCGTAAACTTAACACATATATTGTAAAAACAAAAATATTTTTTTAATCAGTCAAATTATAGCAAAAAAACTGTTTATATAGTAATGCCGCTAAGCATATCAATATTGAATGTAACTGCTAATTTTGATAATAAGGGCAGTTTACTTTTGTAACAATATCTATAGGCATAAAATGTACTTTTTCAACCGGCAATGAAAATGCCAGGTGTTTATAAAGTGACATTACACCACGATAGGCCTGTTCTTTAGGTTTTTGGCAGATCAGAAAATCAATAACACCATTATTTACATATTCAAGGTTCTCCTTAAGGAAGTCGAACCCTATCAATATAACATCCTTTTTAGACTCATCTATATAACGCGCTACCCACGATACCCGGGAATTAGTTACAAATACAACTTTAATATTATCGTTTTCCCTGAAGGTTTCAGAAAGCGTTTCTTCAATTGATTTGTAATCGGTTTGTTTAATATCCAGTTTCAGGATATCATTTGGTTTATGATGGTCTTTAAAATAAGCGCGGGTACCTTCTTCCTTTTTTAACAGGTGGTGACGGTTGTCTATTTCTTTAGAAATATTTACAATTAGCACCTTATCCTTATCACTAATAAGATAACTAATCAATTGGGCGGCTAAATAACCACTTTGATACAAGTTAGGGCCTATATAACTCAGGCTGTCGTTATTCGGAAGATCTGAATTAAATAATACATATGGTATACCCAGCTCCGTGCAGCCATTAGTAAACTTTACAGATTCTTCTACAAAAGAGGGCGCCAACAAAACACCATCCGGGTTGCTTTCTAAAATTATTTTAGTCTGGTCGGTAAAGGAATCGCTGGAATTTTGATCGTAAAAATATTTATCTATAATAATGCCTAACTGATTTATTTCCCCTTCTGCTTGTTCAATTCCGCTTAGCGGGGCCTCCCAATAGCTGGTTTCTTTTGAGCCCATAGGAATTAGGGTAGCTAACCGTATTGTTTTGCGCGATGCAAGGCGTTGGGCAAGTAAATTAGGCTGATAATTAAGTTCGATAATGATCTCGTTGATCTTATCTTTAGTTTGTTTTGAAACCCCTGGCCGGTTATGAAGCACCCTGTCAACAGTAGCAATTGATACATTTGCCCTTCTGGCAATTTCCTTTACGCCTTTAAGTTCAGTAGTGCTCTTTTTCACCTTTAGACTTAGATATGGTTGGTCAAAATCTTAATTGTGCAATTATAATTTATTTTTATTGTTTTTACTAATATAATACCTAAGCCCCAAAGCAATAAATATTTTAACCCCAACTGCTATAATTAATAATTAAGTAATATATATAGAATTCGATTTTCATAGTAATGTATCGCATACCTTACTATCCTTTAAATTATAACCGCTTCAATAATGGATTTGTCGATCGCAATTTAAGCTACGCTGGTTGCTAATGTCAATT of the Mucilaginibacter boryungensis genome contains:
- a CDS encoding LacI family DNA-binding transcriptional regulator, which produces MKKSTTELKGVKEIARRANVSIATVDRVLHNRPGVSKQTKDKINEIIIELNYQPNLLAQRLASRKTIRLATLIPMGSKETSYWEAPLSGIEQAEGEINQLGIIIDKYFYDQNSSDSFTDQTKIILESNPDGVLLAPSFVEESVKFTNGCTELGIPYVLFNSDLPNNDSLSYIGPNLYQSGYLAAQLISYLISDKDKVLIVNISKEIDNRHHLLKKEEGTRAYFKDHHKPNDILKLDIKQTDYKSIEETLSETFRENDNIKVVFVTNSRVSWVARYIDESKKDVILIGFDFLKENLEYVNNGVIDFLICQKPKEQAYRGVMSLYKHLAFSLPVEKVHFMPIDIVTKVNCPYYQN